The Pochonia chlamydosporia 170 chromosome 3, whole genome shotgun sequence genome contains the following window.
TTCTACCTCTCAAGAAGGCTCACGCAGATTTCACTCCTTCGCCAGTGAAGTCGACAGCCTATTTACATCCTGTTGGCCCCAGCTGCGCAAACACGAGGCAACTAAGTTTTCATCAGGTTGTATGGCTAGAATACACTACGAGCGTATCGACTGCCACGAAGGCGACCGTGTGAAACTTGGCAGCAATTGGGATAATGGGTATCTTGGAGACGTTGCGGCGCTGGGATGTGAAATCACGGTTATGAATGCATCTAGACGTCAGTGGACACACGTTCCATGTCGCGGGAATCTCCGTCTATTGGGCAGCTCCACGGTGAGAAGGTCGCGGGAAACGCACGACGTCACGTGCATTGGGACAGCTCCGTTCTGCCTTACAGTTGAGGCAGCAAACCTTGCACTAGCCGAGCTTGATCTCGGATGACCTGATCTCACAACTTGCAATCCGCAATCAGTCAACGACAATCGACATCACGATGTTTGCTTCACGACTAGCCACCCGCAACGTCTCGCGCTTTGCCGCGCAGCTGCGCGCCCCTGCCCAGCGCCGTCTTGCCAGCACCTCGGCCGAGAACGAATTCATCAAGGAGCGCCAGCACATCAAGGACCACGCCAAGGGTACCACTGGTGAGTGCCATTGAGCTCGCAATTGCCATTGACTCTTTTGAGGCCAGGCTTCTAACATTGATGCAGAGCTGTGGAAGAAGATTTCCATCTAGTACGTCTTTCATCACCCGCCGTCGTTGGAAGCTGCGCCATCTCGCATGATCCCCCCATGAAGAACCAGCTTGAAGGCTTCGCTATACAAAAACTATTGGGTTGAATTGTGTACTAACATAGCCGTGAAGCGGTGTCGTTCCCTGCCTCGTCCTTGCCGGCGCCAATGCCTGGTATCTCTGGACGGAGCATTGGGATCACTGGAGCCACATGCCTCCTCTGGAGGAGCGAACCGAGTATCCCTACCAGAACATTCGCACCAAGAACTACCAGTGGGGAGATGGTGACAAGGTCAGTCTATTGCACATTGTATTTGAAGATGCTGAATATGTAAGCTAACTAAAATTTGATAGACTCTGTTGTAAGTGTACTCCGGCCGCGCGAGACCACATGTCTGCGCGAATTTGTCTCGTTACATATGATACTAACTATCAAAATCAGCTGGAACGAATCCGTCAACTAccacaacaaggacaaggtcGCGTAAAGCTGGAactttgttgttgttgaggctACCGGGCCAAAAATTGATAGAATATCCCTTCAGGAGACTCCTTGTACATGTTCCCTAGATTCGAATTGACCACGCTGTTTCGCTGAAATACACCCTTTTGACCTGTGTGAAGATTTGTGAAATTCTGTGCCTTCGACATGTTGGACCTCATGACGAGGAACATGCAAGCACTTTATCAATTGTAAAAGAGAGAGTGTGATGGGTTGTGGGTGGCACTCACCTCACATGAAGACGGTTTGGGCTTCATGTGACGGCCCAATTGCGTCGTCAGCATAGCTTCCAATGACACCAATTCGGTATTAATATATagaaaacattgaacttggtgcTGTTCCTTGTTGAATCGCCGCAACGCAAAGTCCCTGTCAGGCACTGGCAATTTTGTCGGCCTGGCCAAAAGAGACCATTGCATCATGATTGACCTGTGGAATGCCGAAGAATACCCGCCACGCAGAGCAAGGCGCTACTCAGACAACGCGTCTACCATTTACACATCAAATAGGCATTTCAATGCCAGGACACTAGAGCAAGGCGATAATTCGTTGCTTGAAACAAATTAGCCTTTACACCTAAATTAATTTTCAGGTCATAGTTTGCTACCCCTCTTGAGCTGGCGGATATGATCTACCGGCTATTGTTGCTTCCGTCGCGCGTCGACTGTTCCTAACCCCAGCAGCTGTCAAATACGGCGGCGAGCCTTTCAACCTGCACCGTCTACGGACTTCCCGGAGAAAAACATTGTATGGCTTTAAACCGCGTTGAATAATGGCTCGTTATCTTACACCGGCCAAAATTGGGCTGCTGGCCCTTGTGGAACTGTACACAGAGGAAGCAGTCCCGAGCGACGCTGTGTTGCCCGTCCTTTCATTCATCACTTCGCATCTTATGGACCACGACTCTACGGATCCGTTGTCATCACAAGAAGCACGATGGACGAAAGCAGAGCGCACTGTGAGTTTAGTCATTACCATCAAAGACTTTGAAAAGCTTCTCGGTAGCTATCCCTTCTTGATGGGAATGCCAGGCAGGAAGCTGTGGGATCAATTTCTGGGCAAATTATGGGACATCAACTCGCTGGACGCTCTGAATGATTTTTTTGACAGAATTGCAGACGTGCTGGCTAagacaaaagaagaaacCCAGAgggacgaggaagaagactcCTTGGAGGTTGATGCGAAGATAAGACTGTCGCGCAACTCGCCATTTGGAGCGTTTGTTCGGAAGTCACGCCTAGAATTTCAACGACTGCGATTTCATGACTGTACGGAACTGTGGAAAGCCTTTGTGCGATACCGCCAGCCTACCGCCGCCTACCTGAGGAGGAAGAACCCCAATTTTGGACGATTAAGTTTCGACAACGTCCTTTTGCTGGGCGAGCAAGAGGACTGGGATCCGGCAAGCGTGTCTGCTTTGGCGGCAGTTGCGTATGGCGATATGCTCATGGGAGATGAGAATGCCACTGTACCTGTGAGCACTGACGATGTGGAATCGTTACTCGAGTTCCAGATTGAACAGATGCAGAGTAAGGACACTTGCTATTATGGTTGGTCAATGGCGGAAGCTAACTTGGTTAGAGTATGGAAATCGAATTCCCTTGGAAATACGGCACCAGTTCCAAGATCTTTTGCATGACAGCTTTCTTGTCCCCAGTCTTACACACTATTTGAGGTACGATCCAGTCGTTAATGCCTCATGGTAAAGTCTTGTTTCTAACCAAAGTACAGCTTTCTCGATGCTTGGAGGTCTGGGGACTATCCCACCGCGTTCGACTTCTTGCATAGATACTTTGATTACACCATGCAATATCGGGACAGACTCTTTTACCAATATGCCCTTATGAATTTGGCCGTTTTGCAGGCAGATTTTGGATGCTACAAGGAAGCCGTCGCGGCTATGCTGGAAACCGTTTCCACGGCACGAGAAAACAGGGATATGACATGCCTCAATTTTGCGTTGAATTGGCTATTTCATTTCGGGCGAGCACACCCAAACTTGGTACACGAATTGGAGTCAAACAGCTTGTTGGGAGCCGGCAAGGAGAGCCTGGCTTTCTTAAGAGTGAAGGCCAAGGAATCTGGGATGTGGACTCTGTGGAGTTCTGTGCTTCTAAGTGAAGCCAAACTCGGCCTCATCAACGGAGACAGCGTTGCCACGTCTCTGGAATTCATGGTTCGAAGTTCCCAAGTCATTGTGGAGAGGAACATGAAGACAATGTTTGGGTCCCAGCTCGCGTTATACTCTGCTTTATGGAGTCGACTCGGCCTGAGCCAGTTGTCGACTTTGACCTCGGACATATTCTTACGATGTCACGCACGACACGCAGTGTTCGACGACGAACTCAAACACACCTGCCGAATCGCACTCACACTATCCGACCGCGGTCGGTACGATGAAGGTATCCAACTCCTGGAAAGGCTTGATGAGAACTCGTTGCGCTCATGGAAGCCCAGCCAATATTGGCACAAATACAGAGCCATCATAAAACTGAAGAAAGACTTGCACCATAATAATCTAGATGGTGCCGAAGAGCTGCTCGACCAA
Protein-coding sequences here:
- a CDS encoding cytochrome c oxidase subunit VIa (similar to Metarhizium acridum CQMa 102 XP_007811688.1) encodes the protein MFASRLATRNVSRFAAQLRAPAQRRLASTSAENEFIKERQHIKDHAKGTTELWKKISIYGVVPCLVLAGANAWYLWTEHWDHWSHMPPLEERTEYPYQNIRTKNYQWGDGDKTLFWNESVNYHNKDKVA
- a CDS encoding anaphase-promoting complex protein (similar to Neosartorya fischeri NRRL 181 XP_001263832.1), producing the protein MARYLTPAKIGLLALVELYTEEAVPSDAVLPVLSFITSHLMDHDSTDPLSSQEARWTKAERTVSLVITIKDFEKLLGSYPFLMGMPGRKLWDQFLGKLWDINSLDALNDFFDRIADVLAKTKEETQRDEEEDSLEVDAKIRLSRNSPFGAFVRKSRLEFQRLRFHDCTELWKAFVRYRQPTAAYLRRKNPNFGRLSFDNVLLLGEQEDWDPASVSALAAVAYGDMLMGDENATVPVSTDDVESLLEFQIEQMQKYGNRIPLEIRHQFQDLLHDSFLVPSLTHYLSFLDAWRSGDYPTAFDFLHRYFDYTMQYRDRLFYQYALMNLAVLQADFGCYKEAVAAMLETVSTARENRDMTCLNFALNWLFHFGRAHPNLVHELESNSLLGAGKESLAFLRVKAKESGMWTLWSSVLLSEAKLGLINGDSVATSLEFMVRSSQVIVERNMKTMFGSQLALYSALWSRLGLSQLSTLTSDIFLRCHARHAVFDDELKHTCRIALTLSDRGRYDEGIQLLERLDENSLRSWKPSQYWHKYRAIIKLKKDLHHNNLDGAEELLDQLLQSESDDLEPDMAFIIDSLHIDCLIRRGDLQKAFQKVESLICKLRDENKDIALRVKLLLLKVALLDKCGRPQRAFSTAVRATNIAWRARLMPCLWQAVGALSNILVSLGEFEASAQLLVAVIPRALECESSALSAQLYSFLADANMGMAGKVPPKSSKRTEHMTRALSAVQKSFDHYSAIQDIKNQCEMMAKKAMIMKLTGEMALAADYAAAYVELRKTAESLSLGR